The following coding sequences lie in one Salvelinus fontinalis isolate EN_2023a chromosome 21, ASM2944872v1, whole genome shotgun sequence genomic window:
- the LOC129818697 gene encoding FYN-binding protein 1-like isoform X2 translates to MNNKSDVKAMTARFNTGGNSTEGISTGRTKAAVHPTLSSGPPIQPKKPVLETSLSGSAASTAPKPNFLKNTVSTKSAPEVRELPKTKAIASMFESAQEDSQPSVKQYPFKPKPPGPEVSHDAEVKIPLPKPPLQKPSLSSTLSGTKPAFPKPPLCVAKPTWGKDRSSKPDDSGVTPNKLPPSIKPISSIAKMRLQTEDSVAGAVDSTIKPFTPSTTLKPTNFRTAQNAFNRGETLSEEGVKEITKLPLTSSDSCPPKPIASKKPSFTKKPLGHTIPVAGLNPSALTSSSSFPKRNPLPNILALGTAPAKPNRPPRVNLEKFKKGTEPSTDGPAGVRKGSVPPPPASHPSNHVAPPLPSNPMAPSLPPRPPGAIIQPDPDENYDDVGLMNNPPSKRNEDSESDEMYEDLDERWESSKEQEKKREREEKKRQEVEKKEQKERERKEQEARKKFKLTGPLEVIHRAKARVDSKGSKTDLGLKQGESIDIMRVLDNPEGRWLGRSQDGSYGYVKTESVAIDFDTLKRQGVSIPSQMEHEPEVYDDVDFHNNLGSGIKGPGMVLPPPPEEGGDVYDDLDESSFNVSLSDTRLPPKPRGLSWVVKGFEEWRKGPGSKIEVPPPSQFDQEGNTEQSDDVIDEEIYDDVDVTNFPPTPPVSSHPQSKSKDKAEDKDPKKLKKFEKEEKDFRKKFKHDREIKVLYQVTIVSTLANKKWSSKDLPLRPGETVDVIVEPVDNKLICRNMEGKFGYVLTSHIVVEDSDIYDDIGDDCIYDND, encoded by the exons ATG AACAACAAGTCTGATGTGAAGGCCATGACGGCTCGCTTCAACACGGGGGGAAACTCCACAGAGGGCATCTCTACAGGACGTACCAAAGCTGCCGTGCACCCCACCCTGTCCTCTGGACCCCCCATCCAGCCTAAGAAACCTGTCCTGGAGACCAGCCTATCAGGCAGCGCAGCATCCACCGCGCCCAAACCCAACTTCCTGAAGAACACTGTCTCCACCAAGAGTGCCCCAGAAGTTAGGGAGTTGCCCAAAACCAAAGCCATCGCTAGTATGTTTGAAAGTGCCCAAGAGGACAGCCAACCCTCTGTCAAACAGTACCCATTTAAACCCAAACCTCCTGGCCCAGAAGTATCCCATGACGCTGAGGTCAAAATTCCTCTGCCAAAACCCCCTCTCCAGAAGCCCTCTCTGAGCTCGACCCTGTCTGGCACCAAGCCTGCCTTCCCCAAACCACCCCTGTGTGTGGCCAAACCCACCTGGGGCAAAGACAGAAGCTCCAAACCTGACGACAGCGGGGTTACACCGAACAAATTACCCCCTTCCATAAAACCCATCAGCTCCATTGCAAAGATGCGGCTTCAGACAGAGGATAGTGTGGCTGGCGCTGTGGATTCTACAATCAAACCGTTCACACCAAGCACTACCCTCAAGCCCACAAACTTCAGGACTGCTCAGAATGCATTCAATCGAGGAGAGACACTATCTGAGGAAGGAGTGAAAGAAATAACCAAACTCCCCCTCACCTCCAGTGACTCTTGTCCCCCCAAACCTATAGCCAGTAAGAAACCCAGCTTTACTAAGAAGCCACTGGGCCACACCATTCCAGTCGCGGGGTTGAACCCTTCTGCCCTTACCAGTAGCTCTTCTTTCCCCAAAAGGAACCCACTGCCTAATATCCTGGCACTGGGGACTGCCCCAGCCAAACCCAACCGGCCTCCTAGGGTCAACTTGGAAAAGTTCAAGAAGGGCACAGAGCCTAGTACCGATG GTCCTGCTGGGGTTAGAAAGGGAAGTGTTCCTCCACCTCCTGCCTCTCACCCCAGTAACCATGTGGCCCCACCCCTGCCCTCGAACCCCATGGCCCCTAGCCTGCCACCGCGACCACCAGGAGCCAT AATCCAACCTGACCCAGATGAGAACTATGATGATGTGGGGTTAATGAACAACCCTCCTAGTAAAAGGAATGAG GACAGTGAAAGTGATGAAATGTATGAAGATCTTGATGAAAGATG GGAATCGTCAAAGGAACAAGAGaaaaagcgagagagggaggagaaaaaaCGACAGGAGGTGGAAAAGAAAGAACAGAAAGAACGTGAGAGGAAAGAACAGGAGGCCAGAAAGAAATTCAAA CTGACTGGTCCACTGGAGGTCATCCACAGGGCCAAGGCCAGAGTGGACAGTAAAGGGAGCAAGACGGACCTGGGGCTGAAGCAGGGAGAGTCTATTGACATCATGCGTGTTTTGGACAACCCAGAGGGCCGCTGGCTGGGAAGGTCACAGGATGGCTCCT ATGGCTATGTGAAGACTGAGTCAGTTGCGATTGACTTTGACACTCTGAAGCGTCAGGGTGTGTCTATACCCAGTCAGATGGAACACGAACCGGAGGTATATGATGACGTGGACTTTCATAATAACCTCGGCAG TGGGATCAAGGGTCCAGGAA TGGTTCTTCCTCCACCACCTGAGGAGGGTGGGGATGTATATGATGATCTGGACGAGTCAAGCTTCAACGTCAG CCTCTCGGACACCAGATTGCCTCCTAAACCTCGCGGCCTCTCTTGGGTGGTAAAGGGCTTCGAGGAGTGGAGAAAAGGCCCAGGCAGCAAAATTGA AGTACCTCCACCTTCCCAGTTTGACCAGGAAGGAAATACTG AACAATCGGATGATGTCATTGATGAGGAAATCTATGATGATGTGGATGTCACTAACTTCCCTCCGACTCCACCTGtcagcag TCACCCACAAAGTAAATCCAAGGACAAGGCTGAGGACAAAGATCCTAAAAAGCTAAAGAAATttgagaaggaagagaaggattTCAGAAAGAAGTTTAAG CATGATCGGGAGATCAAGGTATTGTATCAGGTGACCATCGTTTCCACCTTGGCCAATAAGAAGTGGAGCAGTAAAGATCTGCCGTTGAGACCTGGGGAGACTGTGGATGTCATCGTTGAGCCTGTGGACAACAAGCTCATCTGCAGGAACATGGAGGGCAAGT ttgGCTACGTCTTGACTAGCCATATTGTAGTAGA AGATTCTGATATCTATGACGACATTGGTGATG ATTGCATCTATGACAACGACTGA
- the LOC129818697 gene encoding FYN-binding protein 1-like isoform X1 has protein sequence MQNNKSDVKAMTARFNTGGNSTEGISTGRTKAAVHPTLSSGPPIQPKKPVLETSLSGSAASTAPKPNFLKNTVSTKSAPEVRELPKTKAIASMFESAQEDSQPSVKQYPFKPKPPGPEVSHDAEVKIPLPKPPLQKPSLSSTLSGTKPAFPKPPLCVAKPTWGKDRSSKPDDSGVTPNKLPPSIKPISSIAKMRLQTEDSVAGAVDSTIKPFTPSTTLKPTNFRTAQNAFNRGETLSEEGVKEITKLPLTSSDSCPPKPIASKKPSFTKKPLGHTIPVAGLNPSALTSSSSFPKRNPLPNILALGTAPAKPNRPPRVNLEKFKKGTEPSTDGPAGVRKGSVPPPPASHPSNHVAPPLPSNPMAPSLPPRPPGAIIQPDPDENYDDVGLMNNPPSKRNEDSESDEMYEDLDERWESSKEQEKKREREEKKRQEVEKKEQKERERKEQEARKKFKLTGPLEVIHRAKARVDSKGSKTDLGLKQGESIDIMRVLDNPEGRWLGRSQDGSYGYVKTESVAIDFDTLKRQGVSIPSQMEHEPEVYDDVDFHNNLGSGIKGPGMVLPPPPEEGGDVYDDLDESSFNVSLSDTRLPPKPRGLSWVVKGFEEWRKGPGSKIEVPPPSQFDQEGNTEQSDDVIDEEIYDDVDVTNFPPTPPVSSHPQSKSKDKAEDKDPKKLKKFEKEEKDFRKKFKHDREIKVLYQVTIVSTLANKKWSSKDLPLRPGETVDVIVEPVDNKLICRNMEGKFGYVLTSHIVVEDSDIYDDIGDDCIYDND, from the exons ATG CAGAACAACAAGTCTGATGTGAAGGCCATGACGGCTCGCTTCAACACGGGGGGAAACTCCACAGAGGGCATCTCTACAGGACGTACCAAAGCTGCCGTGCACCCCACCCTGTCCTCTGGACCCCCCATCCAGCCTAAGAAACCTGTCCTGGAGACCAGCCTATCAGGCAGCGCAGCATCCACCGCGCCCAAACCCAACTTCCTGAAGAACACTGTCTCCACCAAGAGTGCCCCAGAAGTTAGGGAGTTGCCCAAAACCAAAGCCATCGCTAGTATGTTTGAAAGTGCCCAAGAGGACAGCCAACCCTCTGTCAAACAGTACCCATTTAAACCCAAACCTCCTGGCCCAGAAGTATCCCATGACGCTGAGGTCAAAATTCCTCTGCCAAAACCCCCTCTCCAGAAGCCCTCTCTGAGCTCGACCCTGTCTGGCACCAAGCCTGCCTTCCCCAAACCACCCCTGTGTGTGGCCAAACCCACCTGGGGCAAAGACAGAAGCTCCAAACCTGACGACAGCGGGGTTACACCGAACAAATTACCCCCTTCCATAAAACCCATCAGCTCCATTGCAAAGATGCGGCTTCAGACAGAGGATAGTGTGGCTGGCGCTGTGGATTCTACAATCAAACCGTTCACACCAAGCACTACCCTCAAGCCCACAAACTTCAGGACTGCTCAGAATGCATTCAATCGAGGAGAGACACTATCTGAGGAAGGAGTGAAAGAAATAACCAAACTCCCCCTCACCTCCAGTGACTCTTGTCCCCCCAAACCTATAGCCAGTAAGAAACCCAGCTTTACTAAGAAGCCACTGGGCCACACCATTCCAGTCGCGGGGTTGAACCCTTCTGCCCTTACCAGTAGCTCTTCTTTCCCCAAAAGGAACCCACTGCCTAATATCCTGGCACTGGGGACTGCCCCAGCCAAACCCAACCGGCCTCCTAGGGTCAACTTGGAAAAGTTCAAGAAGGGCACAGAGCCTAGTACCGATG GTCCTGCTGGGGTTAGAAAGGGAAGTGTTCCTCCACCTCCTGCCTCTCACCCCAGTAACCATGTGGCCCCACCCCTGCCCTCGAACCCCATGGCCCCTAGCCTGCCACCGCGACCACCAGGAGCCAT AATCCAACCTGACCCAGATGAGAACTATGATGATGTGGGGTTAATGAACAACCCTCCTAGTAAAAGGAATGAG GACAGTGAAAGTGATGAAATGTATGAAGATCTTGATGAAAGATG GGAATCGTCAAAGGAACAAGAGaaaaagcgagagagggaggagaaaaaaCGACAGGAGGTGGAAAAGAAAGAACAGAAAGAACGTGAGAGGAAAGAACAGGAGGCCAGAAAGAAATTCAAA CTGACTGGTCCACTGGAGGTCATCCACAGGGCCAAGGCCAGAGTGGACAGTAAAGGGAGCAAGACGGACCTGGGGCTGAAGCAGGGAGAGTCTATTGACATCATGCGTGTTTTGGACAACCCAGAGGGCCGCTGGCTGGGAAGGTCACAGGATGGCTCCT ATGGCTATGTGAAGACTGAGTCAGTTGCGATTGACTTTGACACTCTGAAGCGTCAGGGTGTGTCTATACCCAGTCAGATGGAACACGAACCGGAGGTATATGATGACGTGGACTTTCATAATAACCTCGGCAG TGGGATCAAGGGTCCAGGAA TGGTTCTTCCTCCACCACCTGAGGAGGGTGGGGATGTATATGATGATCTGGACGAGTCAAGCTTCAACGTCAG CCTCTCGGACACCAGATTGCCTCCTAAACCTCGCGGCCTCTCTTGGGTGGTAAAGGGCTTCGAGGAGTGGAGAAAAGGCCCAGGCAGCAAAATTGA AGTACCTCCACCTTCCCAGTTTGACCAGGAAGGAAATACTG AACAATCGGATGATGTCATTGATGAGGAAATCTATGATGATGTGGATGTCACTAACTTCCCTCCGACTCCACCTGtcagcag TCACCCACAAAGTAAATCCAAGGACAAGGCTGAGGACAAAGATCCTAAAAAGCTAAAGAAATttgagaaggaagagaaggattTCAGAAAGAAGTTTAAG CATGATCGGGAGATCAAGGTATTGTATCAGGTGACCATCGTTTCCACCTTGGCCAATAAGAAGTGGAGCAGTAAAGATCTGCCGTTGAGACCTGGGGAGACTGTGGATGTCATCGTTGAGCCTGTGGACAACAAGCTCATCTGCAGGAACATGGAGGGCAAGT ttgGCTACGTCTTGACTAGCCATATTGTAGTAGA AGATTCTGATATCTATGACGACATTGGTGATG ATTGCATCTATGACAACGACTGA
- the LOC129818697 gene encoding FYN-binding protein 1-like isoform X3, which translates to MQNNKSDVKAMTARFNTGGNSTEGISTGRTKAAVHPTLSSGPPIQPKKPVLETSLSGSAASTAPKPNFLKNTVSTKSAPEVRELPKTKAIASMFESAQEDSQPSVKQYPFKPKPPGPEVSHDAEVKIPLPKPPLQKPSLSSTLSGTKPAFPKPPLCVAKPTWGKDRSSKPDDSGVTPNKLPPSIKPISSIAKMRLQTEDSVAGAVDSTIKPFTPSTTLKPTNFRTAQNAFNRGETLSEEGVKEITKLPLTSSDSCPPKPIASKKPSFTKKPLGHTIPVAGLNPSALTSSSSFPKRNPLPNILALGTAPAKPNRPPRVNLEKFKKGTEPSTDGPAGVRKGSVPPPPASHPSNHVAPPLPSNPMAPSLPPRPPGAIIQPDPDENYDDVGLMNNPPSKRNEDSESDEMYEDLDERWESSKEQEKKREREEKKRQEVEKKEQKERERKEQEARKKFKLTGPLEVIHRAKARVDSKGSKTDLGLKQGESIDIMRVLDNPEGRWLGRSQDGSYGYVKTESVAIDFDTLKRQGVSIPSQMEHEPEVYDDVDFHNNLGSGIKGPGMVLPPPPEEGGDVYDDLDESSFNVRVPPPSQFDQEGNTEQSDDVIDEEIYDDVDVTNFPPTPPVSSHPQSKSKDKAEDKDPKKLKKFEKEEKDFRKKFKHDREIKVLYQVTIVSTLANKKWSSKDLPLRPGETVDVIVEPVDNKLICRNMEGKFGYVLTSHIVVEDSDIYDDIGDDCIYDND; encoded by the exons ATG CAGAACAACAAGTCTGATGTGAAGGCCATGACGGCTCGCTTCAACACGGGGGGAAACTCCACAGAGGGCATCTCTACAGGACGTACCAAAGCTGCCGTGCACCCCACCCTGTCCTCTGGACCCCCCATCCAGCCTAAGAAACCTGTCCTGGAGACCAGCCTATCAGGCAGCGCAGCATCCACCGCGCCCAAACCCAACTTCCTGAAGAACACTGTCTCCACCAAGAGTGCCCCAGAAGTTAGGGAGTTGCCCAAAACCAAAGCCATCGCTAGTATGTTTGAAAGTGCCCAAGAGGACAGCCAACCCTCTGTCAAACAGTACCCATTTAAACCCAAACCTCCTGGCCCAGAAGTATCCCATGACGCTGAGGTCAAAATTCCTCTGCCAAAACCCCCTCTCCAGAAGCCCTCTCTGAGCTCGACCCTGTCTGGCACCAAGCCTGCCTTCCCCAAACCACCCCTGTGTGTGGCCAAACCCACCTGGGGCAAAGACAGAAGCTCCAAACCTGACGACAGCGGGGTTACACCGAACAAATTACCCCCTTCCATAAAACCCATCAGCTCCATTGCAAAGATGCGGCTTCAGACAGAGGATAGTGTGGCTGGCGCTGTGGATTCTACAATCAAACCGTTCACACCAAGCACTACCCTCAAGCCCACAAACTTCAGGACTGCTCAGAATGCATTCAATCGAGGAGAGACACTATCTGAGGAAGGAGTGAAAGAAATAACCAAACTCCCCCTCACCTCCAGTGACTCTTGTCCCCCCAAACCTATAGCCAGTAAGAAACCCAGCTTTACTAAGAAGCCACTGGGCCACACCATTCCAGTCGCGGGGTTGAACCCTTCTGCCCTTACCAGTAGCTCTTCTTTCCCCAAAAGGAACCCACTGCCTAATATCCTGGCACTGGGGACTGCCCCAGCCAAACCCAACCGGCCTCCTAGGGTCAACTTGGAAAAGTTCAAGAAGGGCACAGAGCCTAGTACCGATG GTCCTGCTGGGGTTAGAAAGGGAAGTGTTCCTCCACCTCCTGCCTCTCACCCCAGTAACCATGTGGCCCCACCCCTGCCCTCGAACCCCATGGCCCCTAGCCTGCCACCGCGACCACCAGGAGCCAT AATCCAACCTGACCCAGATGAGAACTATGATGATGTGGGGTTAATGAACAACCCTCCTAGTAAAAGGAATGAG GACAGTGAAAGTGATGAAATGTATGAAGATCTTGATGAAAGATG GGAATCGTCAAAGGAACAAGAGaaaaagcgagagagggaggagaaaaaaCGACAGGAGGTGGAAAAGAAAGAACAGAAAGAACGTGAGAGGAAAGAACAGGAGGCCAGAAAGAAATTCAAA CTGACTGGTCCACTGGAGGTCATCCACAGGGCCAAGGCCAGAGTGGACAGTAAAGGGAGCAAGACGGACCTGGGGCTGAAGCAGGGAGAGTCTATTGACATCATGCGTGTTTTGGACAACCCAGAGGGCCGCTGGCTGGGAAGGTCACAGGATGGCTCCT ATGGCTATGTGAAGACTGAGTCAGTTGCGATTGACTTTGACACTCTGAAGCGTCAGGGTGTGTCTATACCCAGTCAGATGGAACACGAACCGGAGGTATATGATGACGTGGACTTTCATAATAACCTCGGCAG TGGGATCAAGGGTCCAGGAA TGGTTCTTCCTCCACCACCTGAGGAGGGTGGGGATGTATATGATGATCTGGACGAGTCAAGCTTCAACGTCAG AGTACCTCCACCTTCCCAGTTTGACCAGGAAGGAAATACTG AACAATCGGATGATGTCATTGATGAGGAAATCTATGATGATGTGGATGTCACTAACTTCCCTCCGACTCCACCTGtcagcag TCACCCACAAAGTAAATCCAAGGACAAGGCTGAGGACAAAGATCCTAAAAAGCTAAAGAAATttgagaaggaagagaaggattTCAGAAAGAAGTTTAAG CATGATCGGGAGATCAAGGTATTGTATCAGGTGACCATCGTTTCCACCTTGGCCAATAAGAAGTGGAGCAGTAAAGATCTGCCGTTGAGACCTGGGGAGACTGTGGATGTCATCGTTGAGCCTGTGGACAACAAGCTCATCTGCAGGAACATGGAGGGCAAGT ttgGCTACGTCTTGACTAGCCATATTGTAGTAGA AGATTCTGATATCTATGACGACATTGGTGATG ATTGCATCTATGACAACGACTGA